In the genome of Hymenobacter cellulosivorans, one region contains:
- a CDS encoding T9SS type A sorting domain-containing protein produces the protein MQHPLPSLPRPLALALLTLSFSPLAAQTLTNHGSRISVQPGTFLAVADSLLNLPVGQVYNAGTLQVGRTLRNTGTMTSPGLLRFSGSDQQRLAHNGFGIAKLEADNTGNAPQSLLLVANSLTVDQELRLTTGLIRTTATSTISLPAGAVLVGETAGRTVQGNLRISRTASGSTDFGHGFTLDPQGQNLGLISVTRTSGLHQDGSSYATLGSTGPGIDRIWRITSANAPVAPVAVEVTWPAADDNGFTNRSAAQVWQQAGSSTAWAPTGPRADASSRRISFTTTSLGRFTVGNTQAPLPVELVSFSAERRNTDGLLRWATASEKNSAYFVVESSTDARLFHALGRVAGQGSTTRRSDYQFVDANLARYAASIVYYRLRQVDADGAETLSPVRTLQVPAPTKLVAEAFPVPLPAGQQLQLRVLTGQAGAADLVVVDALGRALLQRRLSLPAGSTTLTLPEAAQWPQGVYQLRLIQVQQHTTLKVVRN, from the coding sequence TCCTGAACCTGCCGGTGGGTCAGGTCTACAACGCGGGTACCCTGCAAGTGGGCCGCACCCTGCGCAATACGGGCACGATGACTTCCCCCGGTCTGCTGCGCTTCAGCGGCTCCGACCAGCAGCGACTGGCTCACAACGGCTTCGGCATTGCGAAGCTGGAAGCTGACAATACCGGCAATGCGCCACAAAGTTTGCTGCTCGTAGCCAATAGCCTGACCGTGGATCAGGAGCTGCGCCTCACCACCGGCCTGATTCGGACGACGGCTACGAGCACCATCAGCCTGCCCGCCGGGGCCGTGCTGGTGGGCGAAACGGCCGGGCGCACCGTGCAGGGCAATCTGCGCATTAGCCGAACCGCCAGCGGCAGCACCGACTTTGGCCACGGCTTCACGCTCGACCCCCAGGGTCAGAACCTGGGCCTAATCTCCGTAACGCGCACCTCTGGCTTGCACCAGGACGGCAGCAGCTACGCCACTCTGGGCAGCACCGGCCCCGGCATCGACCGGATCTGGAGGATTACGAGCGCCAATGCCCCCGTTGCGCCCGTTGCGGTTGAAGTAACCTGGCCCGCTGCCGACGACAACGGGTTTACCAACCGAAGCGCCGCCCAGGTGTGGCAGCAAGCCGGCAGTTCTACTGCCTGGGCGCCAACTGGCCCCCGGGCCGATGCTTCCTCGCGCCGCATCAGCTTTACCACCACCAGCCTGGGCCGCTTTACAGTGGGCAATACGCAGGCTCCCCTGCCCGTGGAACTGGTGAGCTTCTCGGCCGAGCGTCGCAACACCGACGGCCTGCTGCGCTGGGCTACGGCTTCGGAGAAAAACAGCGCCTACTTCGTGGTAGAAAGCAGCACCGATGCCCGCCTCTTCCACGCTCTTGGGCGGGTAGCGGGCCAAGGCAGCACTACCCGGCGCAGCGACTACCAGTTCGTTGATGCAAACCTGGCCCGCTACGCGGCCAGCATCGTGTATTACCGCCTGCGCCAGGTAGATGCGGATGGCGCGGAAACCCTTTCGCCCGTCCGGACCCTGCAGGTGCCCGCTCCTACCAAGCTCGTAGCCGAAGCTTTCCCGGTGCCCTTGCCCGCTGGGCAACAGCTGCAGCTGCGCGTGCTGACCGGGCAGGCCGGCGCGGCCGACTTGGTTGTCGTCGATGCCCTGGGCCGAGCCCTGCTGCAGCGCCGCCTGAGCTTGCCCGCTGGTAGTACCACTCTTACGCTGCCCGAAGCTGCTCAGTGGCCCCAGGGAGTGTACCAATTGCGCTTAATCCAGGTCCAGCAGCACACCACGCTGAAAGTGGTGCGCAACTAG
- a CDS encoding PKD domain-containing protein → MQLSFPRLPQCVVLSALALGACKKDDPVASSPKPKAAFAYTASACQSVCPVSFQNTSQNASSYTWNFGDNTTSTSTDATFNHAYAQAGVYRVKLTATGAGGADTTSQRITVGVPTGCIRQIIPVTNAITTATTWESCNVYVVDGDVGISNILTLQPGTVVKFKPGSGLTLNGAGRIEAVGTANAPIVFTSVKDDAHGGGTNADGASVPARKDWDHVNLNGKNGSRLEYCEFLYAGGGGTYSYALGLSGGEATIRNSTFAHNAGGGASMRGALNAGEASANVVIDNNTFYDNEMPLRVSTLFSLDNSNSFHNPQNASQKNDYNGIWVEDPSASSLPLSWNETEVPFVLDNTYWQSQLTLGPGVTLKLLPNAAMQFGSGGYLTARGTAAQPVIFTSYKDDAHGGDTNHDGSASAPAKKDWRNIIAGSSADSEFDHCQFMYGGNGGSTINLFACTVRITHCTFAHNGQDDQITEGTVDASRAKAGTVIQDNVFYDNVRPLSIASSFDLDNSNSFHNPQNTNEKNQFQGIVVYWDVNATKQSVNWEETEVAYVNSQSIDLVAGKTLRLGNSVTLKFLPGTEVFLREKAEQLQNAAGTGVAFTSYKDDTRGGDSNGNGSADSPANNDWKGVYAGTWQTWATIHYDSH, encoded by the coding sequence ATGCAGCTTTCCTTTCCCCGACTGCCCCAGTGCGTCGTCTTGTCAGCCCTGGCCCTGGGCGCCTGTAAAAAGGACGACCCGGTAGCCAGCTCGCCCAAACCCAAAGCGGCCTTCGCCTACACGGCCAGCGCCTGCCAGAGTGTATGCCCGGTGTCGTTCCAGAATACGTCGCAGAACGCGAGCAGCTACACCTGGAACTTCGGCGACAATACCACCAGCACCAGCACCGACGCCACTTTCAACCACGCCTATGCTCAGGCCGGCGTGTACCGCGTGAAGCTGACGGCCACTGGCGCCGGGGGCGCCGATACCACCAGCCAGCGCATTACTGTGGGCGTGCCTACTGGCTGCATCCGCCAAATTATTCCCGTCACGAATGCCATTACCACGGCTACGACCTGGGAATCGTGCAACGTGTACGTGGTGGATGGCGACGTGGGCATCAGCAACATCCTGACGCTGCAGCCCGGTACGGTCGTCAAGTTTAAGCCCGGCAGCGGCCTTACGCTGAACGGCGCGGGCCGCATCGAAGCTGTCGGCACGGCCAACGCACCGATTGTCTTTACCTCGGTGAAAGACGACGCCCACGGTGGCGGCACCAACGCCGATGGCGCCTCGGTGCCGGCCCGCAAAGACTGGGACCACGTCAACCTGAACGGTAAAAATGGCTCCCGCCTGGAGTACTGCGAGTTTCTGTACGCCGGCGGTGGGGGTACCTACAGCTACGCCCTGGGCCTGAGCGGCGGCGAGGCTACCATCCGCAACTCCACCTTTGCCCACAACGCCGGGGGCGGCGCCAGCATGCGCGGCGCCCTGAACGCGGGCGAAGCCTCGGCCAACGTGGTTATCGACAACAACACGTTCTACGACAACGAGATGCCTTTGCGCGTGAGTACGCTCTTTAGCCTGGACAACTCTAACTCGTTTCATAACCCTCAGAATGCCAGCCAGAAAAACGATTACAACGGCATTTGGGTGGAGGACCCCTCGGCAAGCTCCCTGCCCCTGAGCTGGAACGAGACGGAAGTGCCCTTCGTGCTGGACAACACCTACTGGCAGTCCCAGCTGACCCTGGGCCCGGGCGTGACGCTGAAGCTGCTGCCCAACGCGGCCATGCAGTTTGGCAGCGGTGGCTACCTCACGGCCCGCGGCACGGCCGCACAGCCGGTTATCTTTACCTCCTACAAGGACGATGCCCACGGCGGCGACACCAACCACGACGGCAGCGCCTCGGCCCCGGCCAAGAAAGACTGGCGCAATATCATCGCCGGCAGCAGCGCCGACTCGGAGTTTGACCATTGCCAGTTCATGTACGGCGGCAACGGGGGCAGCACCATCAACCTGTTTGCCTGCACGGTCCGCATTACGCACTGCACTTTCGCCCACAACGGGCAGGACGACCAGATAACGGAAGGCACCGTGGATGCCTCGCGGGCCAAGGCCGGCACCGTTATTCAGGACAACGTATTCTACGACAACGTCCGCCCGCTCTCTATTGCCTCCAGCTTTGATCTGGACAACTCCAACTCATTTCATAACCCACAGAACACCAACGAAAAAAATCAGTTTCAGGGCATTGTCGTGTACTGGGACGTCAACGCTACCAAACAGAGCGTGAACTGGGAGGAAACGGAAGTGGCCTACGTTAATTCGCAAAGCATTGACCTGGTGGCCGGCAAAACCCTGCGCCTGGGCAATAGCGTGACGCTTAAGTTCCTGCCCGGCACGGAGGTCTTCCTGCGCGAAAAGGCCGAGCAGCTCCAGAATGCGGCCGGCACCGGCGTTGCCTTCACGTCCTACAAAGACGACACACGCGGCGGCGACTCCAATGGTAATGGCAGCGCCGACAGCCCGGCCAACAACGACTGGAAGGGCGTGTATGCCGGCACCTGGCAAACCTGGGCCACTATTCACTACGACAGCCACTAG
- a CDS encoding GNAT family N-acetyltransferase codes for MNPTVPFTLATSRLILRPLQPTDLVAFSACQGGPEEARYPSWESFFRTQAAEFLGQHGQTGVPAAPGTWAPIGIAGRRTNMLLGNCALQLYAHDPGTAEIGITLAPAVQGRGYAQEALHGLLHYCFAELKLQRVVAITDSLNLAAARLLERVGMRQEVHLRKNTWLKGAWGDEYRYVLLFDEWDSWQLQ; via the coding sequence ATGAACCCTACCGTTCCCTTTACCCTGGCGACCTCGCGCCTGATTCTGCGCCCCCTGCAGCCAACCGACCTGGTTGCTTTCAGTGCCTGCCAGGGCGGTCCGGAAGAGGCCCGCTACCCGAGCTGGGAGTCCTTTTTCCGAACTCAGGCCGCCGAATTTCTGGGGCAGCACGGGCAAACCGGCGTGCCCGCCGCGCCCGGCACCTGGGCCCCGATTGGCATTGCCGGGCGCCGCACGAATATGCTTTTAGGCAACTGTGCCCTGCAACTGTATGCTCACGATCCGGGCACTGCTGAAATCGGGATTACGCTGGCGCCGGCCGTGCAGGGCCGCGGCTATGCCCAGGAAGCCCTGCACGGCTTGCTGCACTACTGTTTCGCGGAGCTAAAGCTTCAGCGGGTGGTAGCCATTACGGACTCGCTGAACCTGGCTGCCGCCCGACTACTGGAGCGGGTAGGCATGCGGCAAGAGGTCCATTTGCGAAAAAACACCTGGCTGAAGGGAGCCTGGGGCGATGAGTACCGCTACGTGCTGCTGTTCGATGAATGGGACAGTTGGCAACTGCAGTAG
- a CDS encoding helix-turn-helix transcriptional regulator, whose amino-acid sequence MQPFFQFRTAEFTDNCQTTLHQQAGLLQADSTWQSDNGQLQFTDHFLLGGVQLTTMRGNLKQPLKLELDVERPWTAMLYQLDGQINSKSCAMRPLHIGHGHQNVMGDETTKNHYTFQGQDYASFSVHVEPEFFTQLVVGNEEWLTIHRARLDRIDPFVLLPPGIGISPKQRAIIQQIIECPYSGALKKLFLEARFLDLFIEQQTLLTQMKTRSSSRDRDTLHAIRDFLDTHYAEPPSLLELARLFGTNDFKLKKGFRELFGTTVFGYIAERRLTVAWQLLTLTDQPVQEVAESVGFVNAAHFATAFRRKFGQTPSQVRRVPHAHYADLVSMR is encoded by the coding sequence ATGCAACCCTTCTTCCAATTTCGCACGGCCGAATTTACCGACAACTGCCAGACCACGCTGCACCAGCAGGCGGGCCTGCTACAGGCCGATTCGACGTGGCAAAGCGACAATGGGCAGTTGCAGTTCACGGACCATTTCCTGCTCGGTGGCGTGCAGCTCACCACCATGCGCGGCAACCTGAAGCAGCCCCTGAAGCTGGAGCTGGACGTGGAGCGCCCCTGGACGGCCATGCTCTACCAGCTCGACGGACAGATCAACTCCAAGTCCTGCGCTATGCGCCCGCTCCATATCGGGCACGGCCACCAGAACGTAATGGGCGACGAGACGACGAAAAACCACTACACCTTTCAGGGACAGGACTACGCCAGCTTCTCGGTGCACGTGGAGCCCGAGTTTTTTACCCAGCTGGTCGTTGGCAACGAGGAGTGGCTCACCATTCACCGGGCCCGCCTGGACCGCATCGACCCCTTCGTGCTACTGCCCCCGGGCATCGGTATTTCGCCTAAGCAGCGCGCCATCATCCAGCAGATTATAGAGTGCCCGTATAGCGGGGCCCTGAAAAAGCTGTTTCTGGAAGCCCGCTTCCTGGACTTGTTTATCGAGCAGCAAACCCTGCTCACCCAGATGAAAACCCGCTCCTCCTCGCGCGACCGGGACACGCTGCATGCCATCCGCGACTTTCTCGACACCCACTACGCCGAGCCGCCGAGCCTGCTCGAGCTGGCCCGCCTGTTCGGCACCAACGACTTCAAGCTCAAAAAAGGCTTCCGCGAACTGTTCGGCACCACCGTCTTTGGCTACATTGCCGAGCGTCGCCTCACCGTGGCCTGGCAGCTGCTCACCCTCACCGACCAGCCCGTGCAGGAAGTCGCCGAAAGCGTCGGCTTCGTCAATGCCGCCCACTTTGCCACCGCTTTCCGCCGCAAGTTTGGGCAAACGCCTTCCCAGGTACGCCGCGTGCCCCACGCCCACTACGCCGACCTGGTAAGCATGCGGTAA
- a CDS encoding cysteine hydrolase family protein → MKTTPALLLIDIQKAFDDQAYWGGNRNNMQAEANAGRLLTHWRTQGWPVIHVKHDSSSPTSPLRLGQPGNEFKDEMKPIAEEPVFAKSVNSAFIGTNLQAYLEEQQIHTLVIAGLTTDHCVSTTTRMAGNLGFETYLVADASATFDKQGFDGQLYPAELVHHTALASLHGEFATVLTTDQVIDKITSKLALQS, encoded by the coding sequence ATGAAGACTACACCCGCACTGCTACTTATCGACATTCAAAAGGCGTTTGACGACCAGGCCTATTGGGGTGGAAATAGAAATAATATGCAGGCCGAAGCCAATGCCGGGCGGCTGCTTACGCACTGGCGGACGCAGGGCTGGCCGGTCATCCACGTAAAGCATGACTCCAGCAGCCCGACTTCGCCCTTGCGCCTAGGCCAGCCGGGCAACGAGTTCAAGGACGAGATGAAGCCAATTGCAGAAGAGCCGGTTTTCGCCAAGTCGGTGAACAGTGCTTTCATTGGCACCAATTTGCAAGCTTACCTGGAAGAACAGCAGATTCACACCCTCGTCATTGCCGGCCTTACTACCGACCACTGCGTGTCGACCACGACCCGCATGGCGGGCAACCTGGGCTTCGAAACCTACCTGGTTGCCGATGCTTCAGCCACGTTTGACAAACAGGGCTTCGACGGGCAGCTCTACCCCGCCGAGCTGGTTCACCACACCGCCCTGGCCAGCCTGCACGGCGAATTTGCCACCGTTCTGACCACCGACCAGGTGATAGATAAAATTACTTCGAAACTCGCTCTACAGAGCTAA